Within Priestia filamentosa, the genomic segment AGCACCTTTAATCGAGAGTATGAGAAGTCAGATGTAGCCTATACCTTTATGAGTTGTTCAGAAGGAACAGAAAGTGAGCAGGGACGATGGGCTTCAGGACCATCTATGGATGGGTTAAGTGA encodes:
- a CDS encoding manganese catalase family protein — protein: STFNREYEKSDVAYTFMSCSEGTESEQGRWASGPSMDGLSEFKYEAKPVATGQAPHLNPAPGYIHGTPLSDKETK